From one Anguilla rostrata isolate EN2019 chromosome 12, ASM1855537v3, whole genome shotgun sequence genomic stretch:
- the LOC135235960 gene encoding proteasomal ATPase-associated factor 1-like isoform X1, with the protein MEARIQLQSDWWTALRENEGEVWVSCKIPGKPTVYGSLKCQGVSCDGIPTVTASEEFEVLQISKKSIHLSCPSGRTSSTFIIPYTSFPKIHDKSITCLDISSGGGLGVSTSTDGSMKIWNCKNGDRRRELIGHIYDVNCCRFFPSGMVVLSGGMDAQVKVWSCEDGTCPATLKGHRAGILDTSIVDRGRNVVSCSRDGTARLWDCGKSTCLAVVADCGAPVNGCCVGTADNSINLGTPPEHPGEREVGTEDKLLLLAREDQKLQGVGLQSRTPVFEFHGSDAFNCCTFLSSVYVAAGAQDGNIYQLDLRCLSTPVQVFHRSGAPVHSIIPVREGFIASQGDGSCFIIQQDLDHTIELTGPDADPVYKVAVWEKCIFTCCRDGLVRKYQLSSL; encoded by the exons ATGGAGGCAAGGATACAACTCCAAAGCGACTGGTGGACGGCGTTAAG AGAAAACGAGGGGGAAGTTTGGGTTTCATGCAAAATACCAG GAAAGCCAACGGTGTATGGTAGCCTGAAATGTCAAGGGGTCAGTTGCGACGGTATACCCACGGTCACAGCATCCGAGGAGTTCGAAGTGCTGCAAATTTCAAAG AAAAGCATCCACCTTTCCTGTCCTTCTGGAAGAACATCATCCACATTCATAATTCCCTACACATCTTTTCCAAAGATTCATGATAAAAGT ATAACATGTTTGGACATTTCCAGTGGAGGAGGTTTGGGAGTTTCCACCAGCACAGATGGCTCCATGAAGATCTGGAACTGCAAGAATGGGGACAGAAGG AGGGAGCTGATTGGCCACATCTACGATGTGAACTGCTGCAGGTTCTTCCCCTCGGGAATGGTGGTGCTGAGCGGGGGGATGGATGCGCAGGTGAAGGTGTGGTCCTGTGAAGATGGCACCTGCCCCGCCACGCTTAAAGGGCACAGAGCAG GTATCCTAGATACTTCTATTGTGGACCGAGGAAGAAATGTCGTGTCGTGCTCACGGGATGGTACAGCTCGGctgtgggattgtgggaaatcGACCTGTCTGGCTGTGGTGGCAGACTGCGGTGCGCCAGTCAATGGCTGCTGCGTGGGAACAGCTGACAACAGCATCAATCTGGGGACCCCTCCAGAGCACCCAG GTGAGCGAGAGGTGGGAACTGAAGACAAGCTGCTGCTACTGGCTCGAGAAGACCAGAAGCTCCAGGGCGTTGGTCTTCAGAGCAGGACTCCT GTTTTTGAATTTCATGGGTCAGATGCCTTTAACTGCTGCACCTTCCTCTCCAGTGTGTATGTAGCTGCTGGAGCCCAAGATGGAAACATCTACCAGCTCGACCTGAGGTGTTTGAG CACGCCTGTACAGGTTTTCCACAGATCTGGAGCCCCTGTCCATTCAATAATACCAGTCAGAGAGGGGTTTATCGCCAGCCAAG GTGATGGCAGCTGTTTTATCATTCAGCAAGACCTCGACCATACCATTGAACTGACTGGTCCTGATGCTGATCCCGTCTACAAG GTGGCTGTGTGGGAGAAGTGCATTTTCACGTGCTGCAGAGATGGGCTTGTGAGGAAGTACCAGCTGTCCAGCCTATGA
- the LOC135235960 gene encoding proteasomal ATPase-associated factor 1-like isoform X2: MIKVGGGLGVSTSTDGSMKIWNCKNGDRRRELIGHIYDVNCCRFFPSGMVVLSGGMDAQVKVWSCEDGTCPATLKGHRAGILDTSIVDRGRNVVSCSRDGTARLWDCGKSTCLAVVADCGAPVNGCCVGTADNSINLGTPPEHPGEREVGTEDKLLLLAREDQKLQGVGLQSRTPVFEFHGSDAFNCCTFLSSVYVAAGAQDGNIYQLDLRCLSTPVQVFHRSGAPVHSIIPVREGFIASQGDGSCFIIQQDLDHTIELTGPDADPVYKVAVWEKCIFTCCRDGLVRKYQLSSL; encoded by the exons ATGATAAAAGT TGGAGGAGGTTTGGGAGTTTCCACCAGCACAGATGGCTCCATGAAGATCTGGAACTGCAAGAATGGGGACAGAAGG AGGGAGCTGATTGGCCACATCTACGATGTGAACTGCTGCAGGTTCTTCCCCTCGGGAATGGTGGTGCTGAGCGGGGGGATGGATGCGCAGGTGAAGGTGTGGTCCTGTGAAGATGGCACCTGCCCCGCCACGCTTAAAGGGCACAGAGCAG GTATCCTAGATACTTCTATTGTGGACCGAGGAAGAAATGTCGTGTCGTGCTCACGGGATGGTACAGCTCGGctgtgggattgtgggaaatcGACCTGTCTGGCTGTGGTGGCAGACTGCGGTGCGCCAGTCAATGGCTGCTGCGTGGGAACAGCTGACAACAGCATCAATCTGGGGACCCCTCCAGAGCACCCAG GTGAGCGAGAGGTGGGAACTGAAGACAAGCTGCTGCTACTGGCTCGAGAAGACCAGAAGCTCCAGGGCGTTGGTCTTCAGAGCAGGACTCCT GTTTTTGAATTTCATGGGTCAGATGCCTTTAACTGCTGCACCTTCCTCTCCAGTGTGTATGTAGCTGCTGGAGCCCAAGATGGAAACATCTACCAGCTCGACCTGAGGTGTTTGAG CACGCCTGTACAGGTTTTCCACAGATCTGGAGCCCCTGTCCATTCAATAATACCAGTCAGAGAGGGGTTTATCGCCAGCCAAG GTGATGGCAGCTGTTTTATCATTCAGCAAGACCTCGACCATACCATTGAACTGACTGGTCCTGATGCTGATCCCGTCTACAAG GTGGCTGTGTGGGAGAAGTGCATTTTCACGTGCTGCAGAGATGGGCTTGTGAGGAAGTACCAGCTGTCCAGCCTATGA
- the LOC135235959 gene encoding branched-chain alpha-ketoacid dehydrogenase kinase-like: MRRRAADTALEMLSCGTLRLARPGATSIFPSSANKITNKQFLMSFGANQRLRSTSSIHGYSELARERSKAVTSFYNQSAIDTSAEKASVRLTPFSMLYSGKSADGHHILSSAKYLHKELPVRIAHRIKGFRSLPFIIGCNPTILQVHELYIRAYYMLSEFPAIKDRETEAQYSKLVQQLLDDHKDVVTMLAQGLRESRRHIQDEALIRNFLDTTLTSRLGIRMLATHHLSLHEDNPDFVGIICRRLSPKKIIEKWVVFARRLCEHQYGNSPLVRINGHVAARFPFIPMPLDYILPELLKNAMRATMESHLETPYNVPDVVVTIANNETDFVIRISDRGGGVPHAILDKVMDYHFSTAEESTQDPRVSNLFNTMTNSGLQSGPMHGFGFGLPTSRAYAEYLGGSLTIQSLQGVGTDVYLRLRHIDGKGESFRI, from the exons ATGCGGCGGAGAGCGGCAGACACGGCGTTAGAGATGCTAAGCTGCGGTACCCTGCGACTCGCTCGTCCTGGGGCGACGAGCATTTTTCCATCATCTGCTAATAAAATAACCAACAAGCAGTTCTTGATGAGCTTCGGGGCTAATCAAAGACTTCGGTCCACGTCCTCCATACATGGATATTCTGAACTGGCCAGGGAGAGATCTAAAGCTGTGACCTCCTTTTACAACCAGTCAGCAATAGATACATCGGCGGAGAAG GCCTCTGTGAGACTTACCCCATTCTCCATGCTGTATTCTGGGAAGTCAGCTGATGGACATCACATCCTG AGCAGTGCCAAGTACCTGCACAAAGAGCTCCCGGTGCGCATCGCTCACCGCATCAAAGGTTTCCGCAGCCTGCCCTTCATCATCGGCTGCAACCCCACCATCCTGCAGGTG CATGAGCTGTACATTCGGGCCTACTACATGCTGAGTGAATTTCCAGCG ATCAAGGACCGTGAGACTGAAGCTCAGTACAGCAAGCTTGTGCAGCAGCTCTTGGACGATCACAAGGATGTAGTCACCATGCTGGCCCAAGGCTTGCGGGAAAGCCGCAGGCACATCCAG GATGAGGCGCTGATCCGTAATTTCCTGGACACCACCCTGACCTCACGACTGGGTATCCGAATGCTGGCTACGCACCACCTCTCTCTACACGAGGACAAC CCTGACTTTGTGGGAATAATCTGCAGACGCCTTTCCCCAAAAAAGATCATCGAGAAATGGGTGGTTTTCGCCCG GCGTCTCTGTGAGCACCAGTACGGTAACTCCCCGCTGGTGCGCATCAACGGCCACGTGGCGGCGCGCTTCCCCTTCATCCCCATGCCGCTGGACTACATCCTCCCGGAGCTGCTGAAGAACGCCATGAG GGCTACCATGGAGAGCCACCTGGAGACCCCCTACAATGTGCCTGATGTGGTGGTGACCATCGCCAACAATGAAACGGACTTTGTCATTCG GATCTCTGACCGGGGCGGAGGGGTGCCCCACGCCATCCTGGACAAGGTGATGGACTACCACTTCAGCACTGCGGAGGAGAGCACCCAGGACCCCCGCGTCAGCAACCTCTTCAACACCATGACCAACAGCGGGCTGCAGTCGGGCCCCATGCACGG GTTCGGCTTTGGTCTGCCCACGTCTCGGGCCTATGCAGAGTACCTGGGCGGTTCCCTCACCATCCAATCACTGCAGGGCGTGGGGACGGACGTCTACTTACGCCTTCGACACATCGACGGCAAGGGGGAGAGCTTCCGTATCTGA
- the LOC135235963 gene encoding pleckstrin homology domain-containing family B member 1-like produces the protein MALMRSGRLWRQSSILKRWKLNYFDLWMDGTFICYKDDSRNDYETTLRLKERCVGVKSGLECTGVCPPEGRPRECLLLVFQRDGSTMVMCANSEDEALSWKLALMEAKRSPVYTYDPYDDNYQFVPVDSHNAIYISPDYPGYGYGGTHHIVIQEDPSDGMGEEVALGLLAGMATGAALQSFMWMPFWFC, from the exons ATGGCTTTGATGAGGTCTGGGCGGCTCtggagacaga GCTCCATTCTGAAACGATGGAAGCTGAATTATTTCGATCTGTGGATGGATGGGACCTTCATCTGCTATAAAGATGACAGCCGCAATGACTATGAAACAACGTTGCGTCTCAAGGAAAGGTGTGTCGGTGTCAAGTCTGGGCTGGAATGCACAG GTGTGTGCCCTCCAGAAGGCCGTCCAAGAGAATGCCTGCTGCTTGTGTTTCAGCGGGATGGGTCCACCATGGTGATGTGTGCCAACAGTGAAGATGAAGCACT ATCATGGAAGCTGGCTTTAATGGAGGCAAAAAGAAGTCCA GTGTACACTTATGATCCATATGATGACAACTACCAGTTTGTCCCTGTAGACAGCCACAATGCCATTTACATCAGTCCCGATTACCCTGGATATGGATATGGAG GTACCCACCATATTGTGATCCAGGAGGACCCAAGTGATGGAATGGGAGAAGAAGTGGCATTGGGGCTACTGGCAGGGATGGCCACCGGGGCGGCGCTGCAGTCTTTTATGTGGATGCCATTCTGGTTCTGTTAA